In one window of Prevotella fusca JCM 17724 DNA:
- the sufD gene encoding Fe-S cluster assembly protein SufD — protein sequence MQSEKQYIDLYTEAQQMIKEHAAPVLNEVRDKAFEDFRRQGFPSRKVERYKYTDMQKLFEADYGLNLNRLEIPVNPYETFKCDVPNLSTSLYFVVNDQFYSKALPKAKLNDGVIIDSLNRVAAEHPELVKKYYGRLANTEADAVTALNTMLAQDGLFLYVPKNVQLERTVQVVNILRSDVDLMVNRRVLIVLEEGAKAQFLFCDHASDNRNFLATQVIEAFVGDNASLELNCLEETHAKNTRVSNVYIEQQRNSRVSHNVITLHNGVTRNMLDLVFKGEGSECFCNGCVIADKSQHVDNNTLIDHQVPHCTSNELYKYVLDENAVGAFAGRVLVRKGAQKTLSQENNRNLCASKTARMFSQPMLEIYADDVQCNHGSTVGQLNDAALFYMQQRGIDQKEAKLLLEFAFVNEVIDKMELEPLRDRLHHLVEKRFRGELDKCQGCAMCK from the coding sequence ATGCAAAGCGAAAAACAATATATAGACCTCTACACTGAGGCGCAGCAGATGATAAAGGAACATGCTGCACCCGTGCTCAATGAGGTGCGCGACAAGGCTTTTGAGGATTTCCGTCGTCAGGGTTTTCCGTCCAGGAAGGTGGAACGCTATAAGTACACGGATATGCAGAAGCTCTTTGAGGCAGATTATGGTTTGAATCTTAACCGTCTTGAAATACCCGTTAATCCTTACGAGACTTTCAAGTGTGATGTGCCAAATCTCAGCACTTCTCTTTACTTCGTTGTTAACGACCAGTTCTATAGTAAGGCTCTTCCAAAGGCAAAGCTGAATGACGGCGTTATCATTGACAGCTTGAACCGGGTAGCTGCTGAACATCCAGAACTGGTGAAGAAGTATTATGGTCGTCTTGCCAATACGGAGGCAGATGCCGTAACTGCCCTGAATACAATGCTTGCACAGGATGGTCTTTTCCTCTATGTGCCAAAGAACGTGCAGCTTGAGCGCACCGTGCAGGTCGTTAATATCCTCCGTTCGGATGTCGATTTGATGGTAAACCGCCGTGTGCTTATCGTTCTTGAAGAGGGTGCCAAGGCACAGTTCCTCTTCTGTGACCATGCTTCCGACAACCGTAACTTCCTTGCAACACAGGTTATAGAAGCCTTTGTCGGAGATAATGCAAGTTTGGAGCTTAACTGTCTGGAAGAGACACATGCAAAGAACACACGTGTCTCCAATGTCTACATTGAGCAGCAACGCAACTCCCGTGTGAGTCATAATGTCATTACGCTGCATAACGGTGTGACGCGCAATATGCTCGACCTTGTCTTCAAGGGAGAGGGTAGTGAATGCTTCTGTAACGGTTGTGTGATTGCTGACAAGAGCCAGCATGTTGACAACAATACACTCATCGACCACCAGGTACCTCATTGCACAAGCAATGAACTTTATAAGTATGTGCTTGATGAGAATGCTGTCGGCGCCTTCGCTGGTCGTGTCTTGGTTCGAAAGGGTGCGCAGAAGACGCTCTCACAGGAGAACAACCGTAACCTCTGCGCCAGCAAGACAGCCCGTATGTTCTCGCAGCCGATGCTTGAGATATATGCGGATGACGTCCAGTGTAATCACGGTTCAACTGTAGGACAGCTCAATGATGCTGCACTCTTCTATATGCAGCAGCGTGGCATCGACCAGAAGGAAGCCAAGCTGCTACTTGAGTTTGCCTTTGTCAATGAGGTGATTGATAAGATGGAGCTTGAGCCGTTGCGTGACCGTCTTCATCATTTGGTTGAGAAGCGGTTCCGTGGCGAGCTGGATAAGTGCCAGGGTTGTGCGATGTGTAAATAG
- the sufC gene encoding Fe-S cluster assembly ATPase SufC gives MLEVRNLHATIAGKEILRGINLTVKDGEVHAIMGPNGSGKSTLSAVLTGNPLYEVTDGMAVFNGKNLLEMKPEDRSHEGIFLSFQYPVEIPGVSMTNFMKAAINAKRAYQGLEALKAADFMALMREKRQVVGMDSNLSRRSVNEGFSGGEKKRNEIFQMAMLEPKLSILDETDSGLDVDAMRIVADGVNKMHTDETSTIVITHYERLLEMIKPDVVHVLYKGRIVKTAGPELAKEIEQRGYDWIKEEVETED, from the coding sequence ATGTTAGAAGTAAGAAACCTGCATGCAACCATTGCAGGCAAAGAAATATTAAGAGGCATCAACCTCACGGTGAAAGATGGCGAGGTGCATGCTATCATGGGACCTAACGGCTCGGGTAAATCAACGCTTAGTGCCGTACTTACAGGTAATCCGCTCTATGAAGTAACTGATGGTATGGCTGTCTTTAATGGCAAGAATCTATTGGAGATGAAGCCAGAAGACCGTTCTCATGAGGGAATCTTCCTCTCTTTCCAGTATCCTGTTGAGATACCTGGTGTGAGTATGACCAACTTTATGAAGGCTGCTATCAATGCCAAGCGTGCCTATCAGGGCTTGGAGGCATTGAAAGCTGCCGACTTCATGGCACTCATGCGTGAGAAACGTCAGGTGGTCGGTATGGATTCAAATCTTTCTCGTCGCAGTGTGAACGAGGGATTCTCTGGTGGTGAGAAGAAGCGTAATGAGATTTTCCAGATGGCAATGTTGGAGCCAAAACTCAGTATTCTCGATGAGACCGACTCAGGTCTTGATGTTGATGCTATGCGCATTGTAGCTGATGGAGTGAACAAGATGCACACGGATGAAACATCAACCATTGTTATTACACATTATGAACGTCTGCTTGAGATGATTAAGCCGGATGTTGTTCATGTGCTTTACAAGGGACGTATTGTTAAGACTGCAGGTCCGGAACTTGCCAAGGAAATTGAGCAGCGCGGTTACGATTGGATTAAGGAAGAGGTTGAGACTGAGGATTAA